From Vitis vinifera cultivar Pinot Noir 40024 chromosome 5, ASM3070453v1, the proteins below share one genomic window:
- the LOC100246525 gene encoding major strawberry allergen Fra a 1.05 produces the protein MGVFTYESEVTSSVPPAKMFKAAILDSDNLIPKVRPQAIKSVETIQGEGGPGTIKKIHFGEGSKFKSMTHRVDAIDKENFTFSYTVVDGDVLTGGIESISHELKVVASPDGGSIYKNTSKYHTKGDVEICEEHVKGGKEEALALFKAIEAYVLAHPDAY, from the exons ATGGGTGTTTTCACTTACGAGAGTGAGGTCACTTCCTCGGTTCCCCCAGCCAAGATGTTCAAGGCCGCTATCCTCGATTCTGACAACCTCATTCCCAAGGTAAGGCCTCAAGCTATCAAGAGTGTGGAAACCATACAAGGAGAGGGAGGCCCTGGAACCATCAAGAAGATTCACTTTGGTGAAG GCAGCAAATTCAAAAGCATGACACACCGGGTTGATGCGATTGACAAAGAGAACTTCACATTCAGCTACACTGTGGTTGACGGAGATGTTTTGACGGGCGGCATTGAATCAATTTCTCATGAGCTCAAAGTGGTGGCTTCTCCTGATGGAGGATCCATCTACAAGAACACCAGCAAGTACCACACCAAGGGCGATGTAGAGATCTGTGAAGAGCACGTTAAGGGTGGCAAAGAGGAGGCTCTGGCATTGTTCAAGGCTATTGAAGCCTACGTCCTGGCACATCCCGATGCCTATTAA
- the LOC100263738 gene encoding pathogenesis-related protein STH-2, whose amino-acid sequence MGVTTFTQEFVTPVSPARMFKALVVDSHILVPRLVPESVKSIEFVEGDGGAGSITQTNFSGDSDCEYLKYKINAVDKEKLECRYTLIEGGVLGDQLESIVYEMKFEESGDGGCICKTRSEYHTKGEFEIKEESIREGKEKAMGVYKLVEAYLLANPDEEL is encoded by the exons ATGGGTGTCACAACTTTTACTCAAGAGTTTGTAACTCCGGTCTCTCCTGCTCGGATGTTCAAGGCGCTGGTCGTGGATTCCCATATCCTTGTCCCCAGGTTGGTGCCTGAATCAGTAAAGAGCATCGAGTTTGTTGAAGGTGATGGTGGGGCTGGAAGCATTACACAGACGAACTTCTCTGGTG ATAGTGATTGCGAGTATTTGAAGTATAAGATCAATGCAGTGGACAAAGAGAAGCTAGAGTGCAGATACACTTTGATTGAAGGTGGTGTGCTTGGTGATCAGCTTGAATCGATTGTTTATGAGATGAAATTCGAGGAGTCTGGTGATGGAGGATGCATTTGCAAGACGAGGAGTGAGTATCACACTAAGGGGGAGTTTGAGATTAAGGAGGAGAGTATCAGAGAAGGGAAGGAAAAAGCCATGGGAGTGTATAAGCTGGTTGAGGCCTACCTTCTTGCTAACCCTGACGAGGAGTTGTGA